Part of the Leptolyngbya sp. BL0902 genome, GGGAACAGTAGGGCGGGAGTTTTGCGGGCGAGGGGGCAGGGCGGCAGGGCGGCGAAGCTTAGCCTCCGCACGGCGCACCCCACTAGGATGAGCCTAGTCGTAGGAGCTTAGGAACCGTGGACCTCTTCCTCGCCCCGCTCCAGCATGGCTTCTTGAACGTGCTCCTGGGCATGGAGCTTGTTGGCCATGGCCAGACGAGCTTTTTCCTCCACGGTGGAGGATGCGCTTTCATGGAGTTCCTCAGCACTGCGTTCTAGCATGGCGTCGTGGCGCAGGTCTTCCTGCTGGCGCTGTTGGGCCAAGAGTTCGCGGGCTTGCTCGGTTTGCTTATCCATGGTGTGTTCTCCTAGGATGGTCTCCATCTACTACTCTACCCACTGGCGCAGGGCGAGAGATCCCAAGGACTACGGGCGACATGGGGCGATGGCCACCTGTGGGGCAAGGCGTCATCGGCTGAAAACGTAGCCGTTGTAACAGGATTGGCGGCTAGAGCCCACCAGAAGCGGCGACCTGCCTCAATACCTCTGAGTCAAGCTTCCCTGACAAAGCTCTAGGGGCTGGGGCATGGAAGGCTGGCGGATCTCACCCCGCTATCGTCATCCTTGCCATACCCGCAGCTAAACCCCCAGCATTTGCAGGCGATAGAGGCTGGAGTAGAGACCATCGTGGGCCAGGAGTTCGTCGTGGGTGCCCTGTTCCACGAGTTCGCCGTGTTTGAGAACGAGGATGCGGTCTACGTTGCGGATGGTGGAGAGGCGGTGGGCAATGATGATGGCGGTGCGGCCCTCTAGCAAGCGTTCTAGGGCTTCTTGGATCATGGCCTCGGTGCCCACATCTAGGTTGGCAGTGGCTTCGTCGAGGACGAGGATGCCCGGATCGCGGATGGCGGCGCGGGCAAAGGCCAAAAGCTGCTTTTGACCGCCCGAAAGGTTGGCCCCCCGTTCGCGCAGTTCGGTGTGGTAGCCCTGGGGTAGCTGCTCGATCAGGTGGTGGATGTTGGTCTTTTTCGCCGCTTCAATGACAGCTTCCAGGGGGTAGTCTTCCCCCAGGGTGATGTTGCTTTTTACGTCGCCAGCAAACAAAAAGCCGTCCTGCAAAATCACAGCCATGCGCCGCCGCAGTTCCGCCTGGGGGAGGTCGCGAATGTCTACGCCATCCAGCAAAATGGAGCCGCTGTTGATGTCGTACAAACGGCAGAGGAGGCGAATGATGGAGCTCTTGCCTGCCCCGGTTGGCCCCACCAGTGCCACTTTTTCCCCAGGGCGAATGGTAAAGGTGAGGTCTTTTAGCACGGGTTCCTCGGCCTTGTAGCCAAAGGTGACGTGGTTGAAGCGAATCTCCGAGGCGTGGGTGGGAGCGGAGGGAGGGGAGAGGGGGAGAGGGGGGGACGCGGAGAGGTTGGCGCTGGCGCTGGCGACATCAGCGGTAGGGGGTTCGGCAGCGCCAGCACTCAGATGGGCGGGGTCGCGGATTTCGACGGGGATGCTGAAGAGGTCGGTGAGGCGTTCGACAGCGGTGAGTCCGGCTTGGATGGCGGTGAACTTGTCGGCAAACTGGCGCAGGGGATCAAACAACCGCTGGGCAAACAAAATGAAGGAAGCTAACACCCCAAAGGTGAGGGCGTCTTGCATCACCAGCAGCCCGCCTAACCACAGCACGCCGCCAATGGCCACGAGGCTGACCCACTCCAGCGTAGAAGACACCGCCGAATCGTAGAAGATCGTCTTATCTACAGCGGTGATGTAGCGCTGGTTGGTAGCCCGAAATAGCTCGGCATTAAACCGCTCGCGGCGAAAGAGCTGCACCACGTTGATGCCCGCAATGTTTTCTTGCAGGGCGGCGTTCAGTTCCGACAAATGTTCTCGCGCCTTGTAGTTGGCCTTGCGAAACTGCTGCTGAAAGAAAATAATCAGCCAGGTGACGGGCACCAGCAGCCCTAACAACATCAGG contains:
- a CDS encoding ABC transporter ATP-binding protein, with translation MVATSSLSADRELPRRPESDWRLFLQMWPYLYKRRRMMVLPLILLVPLSLANALQPVLIGQAISLIRQEPVMAFLQGRTLQGGLNLIVGTLVVTVAIRLLLDGVQSYLVQEVGQQVTADIRNDLFSHVTSLAVRFFDRTPVGKLITRITSDVDALGEVFSTGAVGIITDLFSIGVLLVVMFTMQWQLALMLLGLLVPVTWLIIFFQQQFRKANYKAREHLSELNAALQENIAGINVVQLFRRERFNAELFRATNQRYITAVDKTIFYDSAVSSTLEWVSLVAIGGVLWLGGLLVMQDALTFGVLASFILFAQRLFDPLRQFADKFTAIQAGLTAVERLTDLFSIPVEIRDPAHLSAGAAEPPTADVASASANLSASPPLPLSPPSAPTHASEIRFNHVTFGYKAEEPVLKDLTFTIRPGEKVALVGPTGAGKSSIIRLLCRLYDINSGSILLDGVDIRDLPQAELRRRMAVILQDGFLFAGDVKSNITLGEDYPLEAVIEAAKKTNIHHLIEQLPQGYHTELRERGANLSGGQKQLLAFARAAIRDPGILVLDEATANLDVGTEAMIQEALERLLEGRTAIIIAHRLSTIRNVDRILVLKHGELVEQGTHDELLAHDGLYSSLYRLQMLGV